The region TTATGTTCCTTTTTTGATCtatatgcattattttatgaatgaatattttttaaatatattattaatgttattatttctaTTAAGATTTTCTtaagtaaacaataaaaagcatgaataaaaaaaacaatattcattcataaaataatgcatataGATCAAAAAAGGAACATAAATCTGTTACCTCAAGTGCTGCTCAAACAATTCttttacagtatacagtatagtAAAGTACTCaaagtttttgttgaaaatacttaagtacacaCACCAGAGAAACCGTCATGTGATGACCCTCAGCTGCAGTGAGGCCTTACCTGCAGTACCAGGGGCTCTCCTGGTGTGGCGCTGTGGTGGTGGATGACAGAAGCCAGAGCGCTGGTGAGGTTGTAGCTGCTGTGAAGAATCTCCCGACCATCATCATCGCAGGCTGCAggagagagatgaggaggaagatgaagatTTTGTGCCTCAGGAAGAACACACTCTGTGGTCTTGGATTTAACTTTAATAGTGTTGCTTTACTTTGAACGGCCCCTTCAGGATTTCATGTTGTTACGATCGCCAATTCAGGCAATCGCGGTGAATTTTGCATGACCTCgaaattttgtcaaataacCGCAACATTGACTCAACATCTCACTGTACAGCCGAGCACAGCATATTGATCCACTCAACCCCTCTCTTTATCTCTGATTATCCTgagactgctgctgcacctgtcaCACATGCAGAAGGCGGGTTTCCTTGacagatttgcaaaaaacataAGCAATATTTACGAAATGTCGATAAAGCGAGATGACTGCGATGACTGTGCAACTTCTCTGGCGACAACACTCCAAGAAACATGaagatggatgtttaaaacatttatctaTATTGCAGCCatcacactagccgtcattatttccaatcaaaggcgatGAAGGTGTGTTGTGCGAGCGAAAATTTACATGGAAGTGGCCAAGTATGAGGGACAAactttagtgtgtttttgtgtgtgctggtATTATTTTacgaagcactttgtgttataATTTTACTCGTATGAAAAGTGCAACACAAATTAAGTCTATTtgattgattattatttaaaatgaaaactgacaaaacttATGATGCATGTGTGGTGTAAAGGAAACATACGTATATTGTACAtgtatgtctgtatgtatgcatgtatgtgcgTGCACAGGTGTACGCTACCTAATTGTGCCAGCAGGGAGATGATGGAGCTCCTCAGGGCCGCGCTGGTGTTCGGGTCTCCAGCCAGCTCCACCAGCCCAGTCACACACTCATGGGGCAGAACCTGCCCTGAGGACAGCAGCTGGTCACATTTCAGGCCTGATAGcccctggaaacacacacaaacacaacaacacatttccatcacTTTTCAAGGATCCATAATACTTTTTTGTTATGCAAACTCTATTCAAATATAGTTTCAGTCAGCTGGCACGCAGGGACTAAACGCTGTCACACACTTACTCGTATTAGATTAGATGGatagatctttattttgaacatggcAAATAAAATACGACATCAAAATATGagcataaacaaaaacatcagaatgcATAAATATTATGtcttgtatttctttattttattgatatatgtTTGCACTGACTTATTCAAAGTTGTCTTCTTTTAAACACCCTTGATGCCAATTTATTGCACTAAGAGGCACATCATTTATTATACtgtgaaaattatttataattattatactCTGAAAGCAACTATTCCCTCAGTCTGGTTGTGGTTTGGTCTGCTGTCATGAATAAAGTCTCaagttcattttaaatttgcaaaggTCCAAAGATGTGTTATCAGCGTAAAAGCTCTATAATAACGAATTTATCtctgtcagaattttaaaaaaggacaacagCTGCTACAAAAGTGTGTTAATTTCaacttattgttattattatcttatttttgtaaataactACTCTATATGAAATACATAGTCCAGGTAATTTCTACTGCTGTTCTCCATGTGTAATTTGTCTCCATGTATTATATCAGTGCTGCTACACTTTTAAGATCTTTGGAGtaatttttgaatgtttttcagAGATAAGAGTGAAATTGCAGgat is a window of Plectropomus leopardus isolate mb unplaced genomic scaffold, YSFRI_Pleo_2.0 unplaced_scaffold5580, whole genome shotgun sequence DNA encoding:
- the LOC121939672 gene encoding protein CIP2A homolog, whose protein sequence is MDLTTCLKSLLLAVRQYRDGRTAQSAAQLQKQVEGLSGLKCDQLLSSGQVLPHECVTGLVELAGDPNTSAALRSSIISLLAQLACDDDGREILHSSYNLTSALASVIHHHSATPGEPLVLQ